One Chryseobacterium wanjuense genomic region harbors:
- a CDS encoding IS1 family transposase: MQVKVYSCSRCVGMSSRLIKYGKTSYGKQRYQCKSCKITSVFEYRYNAYRKDINQKIILLTKEGLGIRSTARILKISATTLLKRIIVIANNIFQPAIRYYQSYELDEFKLFVRKKSNPMWLVYAINKTTKHVAGFYIGKRNNKTLNAVVKTLLNSKARIIYTDRLRNYQYLIPKEIHSTKRFGTNGIERKNLNLRTHLKRLNRKTICFSRSLLILNSILKIYFWKY; this comes from the coding sequence ATGCAAGTAAAAGTTTATTCGTGTTCCAGATGTGTTGGGATGAGTTCGAGACTAATAAAGTATGGCAAAACAAGTTATGGGAAACAGCGTTATCAATGTAAATCCTGTAAAATAACCAGTGTTTTTGAGTATAGATATAATGCCTATAGAAAAGATATTAATCAAAAAATTATTTTACTTACCAAAGAAGGGTTAGGTATTCGCAGTACAGCCAGAATATTAAAAATCTCAGCAACAACTTTGCTTAAAAGGATTATTGTAATTGCTAACAATATTTTCCAACCTGCTATTCGTTATTATCAATCTTACGAACTAGATGAGTTTAAACTTTTTGTAAGAAAGAAATCCAATCCGATGTGGTTGGTATATGCCATTAATAAAACGACCAAGCATGTTGCAGGATTTTATATTGGCAAAAGAAACAACAAAACTCTAAATGCTGTTGTTAAAACTTTACTCAATTCCAAAGCTAGAATAATATACACCGATAGACTTAGAAACTATCAATATCTCATTCCAAAAGAAATTCACAGCACCAAAAGATTCGGAACAAATGGAATTGAAAGAAAAAACTTGAATCTCAGAACTCATTTAAAAAGATTGAACAGAAAGACAATTTGTTTTAGTAGAAGCCTTTTAATTTTAAACTCAATTTTAAAAATATATTTTTGGAAATATTAA
- a CDS encoding class I SAM-dependent DNA methyltransferase produces the protein MKIQELKEKLTVLTKNFNKENFIFDFLISFGISKNIITRLKKGDSNLSKKEGELLYKNKIFFKEEFSGNLLDVIDEAAKDDKILKHNPRFILVSDYETIVAIDVKLKINKRFSFSELPDQADFFLPLSGAEIYKVSTNNEADRNAAYKLGQLYDILVQDNPDWVAAGSHQLNIFLSRLLFCFFAEDTDIFSVKNIFTETLVNNTNEDGSDVDQFLNTLFRKLNSKTGDFPEYLNSFPYVNGGLFKDDIISPKFSKKARNILVESGELNWSEINPDIFGSMIQAVADPEQRSNLGMHYTSVENILKLIKPLFLDELEDEFDKNMDNPKGLRKLIDRISKIKFFDPACGSGNFLIITYKEIRNLEIKIIQQIIALEKANLFGGQSFVSNIKLSQFYGIEIKDFAHEMAILSLWLAEHQMNLYFDEKLEGFGKSEPILPLKEAGNIVSGNAARINWEEVCSKNEGDEIYIIGNPPYLGARIQDEEQKSDMDFIFNSFTKYKDLDYISIWFYKGSKYIDGYNAQLAFVSTNSISQGQQIALLWDKILRNNIEISFAHTSFKWNNNAKGNAGVTVIIVGLRNVTNKQKYIFTDGVSKPAKNINAYLLDASNIIIPERMTSISGFKKMNFGNMANDGGGLILSEEERNNLISNLPLSIKFVRKLVGSTEFINGINRYCLWIDDEELEDALKFEIIKNKIEISKTHRLNSRDKGTNKLATRPHQFRDRNEAFENSIIVPRVSSERRSYIPLGFLDKDSIILDSAMAVYDAQPWLFGILHSKMHMVWVDAVGGKLETRYRYSAKLCYNTFPFPDVSEKQKLTINEYVFAILDERAKYPEKTMAWLYNPETMPKDLKHAHQNLDRAIEEIYRMGNPFTSDAERLEHLFKRYDEMTKKDTLFAKQKKTRKKKSDLS, from the coding sequence ATGAAAATCCAGGAATTAAAAGAGAAACTCACAGTCCTAACCAAAAATTTTAATAAAGAGAATTTCATTTTTGATTTTCTAATTTCCTTTGGTATCTCTAAGAATATAATTACGAGATTGAAAAAAGGAGATTCAAATCTATCTAAAAAAGAGGGAGAACTACTCTATAAAAATAAGATATTTTTTAAAGAAGAATTCTCTGGGAATCTCTTAGACGTAATAGATGAAGCAGCAAAAGATGATAAAATTTTAAAGCATAATCCTCGTTTCATATTAGTTTCAGATTATGAAACTATTGTGGCTATTGATGTTAAGCTAAAAATAAATAAGCGCTTTTCTTTTTCCGAGTTACCAGATCAAGCTGATTTTTTTCTTCCACTTTCTGGTGCAGAAATTTACAAAGTTTCTACCAATAATGAAGCTGATAGAAATGCTGCTTACAAATTAGGACAGCTTTATGATATATTAGTGCAAGATAATCCAGATTGGGTTGCTGCAGGAAGCCATCAACTCAATATATTTCTTTCAAGATTATTATTCTGCTTTTTTGCCGAAGATACAGATATATTTAGCGTTAAAAATATTTTTACTGAAACATTGGTTAACAATACCAATGAAGATGGTTCTGATGTAGACCAATTTTTAAATACATTATTCAGAAAACTAAATAGCAAAACAGGTGATTTTCCCGAATATCTAAATTCGTTTCCGTATGTAAATGGCGGGCTTTTCAAAGATGATATCATAAGTCCGAAGTTCAGTAAGAAGGCGAGAAATATATTGGTAGAATCTGGCGAACTGAATTGGAGTGAAATCAATCCGGATATTTTTGGTTCGATGATTCAGGCTGTTGCAGACCCTGAACAAAGAAGCAATTTGGGAATGCATTATACTTCTGTTGAGAATATTTTGAAATTGATTAAGCCTTTATTTTTAGATGAGCTCGAAGACGAGTTTGATAAGAATATGGATAATCCAAAAGGGTTAAGAAAATTGATTGACAGAATTTCTAAAATCAAATTCTTTGACCCCGCCTGTGGAAGTGGTAATTTCCTCATTATTACTTACAAAGAAATACGGAATTTAGAAATTAAAATCATCCAACAAATTATTGCTTTAGAAAAAGCTAATTTATTTGGAGGACAAAGCTTTGTAAGCAATATCAAACTTTCACAATTCTATGGAATAGAAATAAAAGATTTTGCACACGAAATGGCAATTCTTTCTCTATGGTTGGCAGAACATCAGATGAACTTGTACTTTGATGAAAAGTTAGAAGGCTTTGGCAAATCTGAACCAATTTTACCATTAAAAGAAGCAGGAAATATTGTATCAGGAAATGCAGCCCGCATAAATTGGGAAGAAGTTTGCTCCAAAAATGAGGGTGATGAAATTTATATTATTGGGAATCCACCATATTTAGGCGCAAGAATTCAAGACGAAGAACAAAAATCCGATATGGATTTTATTTTTAATTCATTTACAAAATATAAAGACTTAGATTATATATCAATTTGGTTTTATAAAGGCTCTAAATACATTGATGGTTATAATGCTCAGTTAGCATTTGTTTCAACAAATTCAATTTCACAAGGACAACAAATAGCTCTATTGTGGGACAAAATTTTAAGAAATAACATAGAAATTTCGTTTGCTCATACATCATTTAAATGGAATAATAATGCAAAAGGAAATGCTGGTGTAACAGTAATTATTGTTGGCTTAAGAAATGTAACTAATAAACAGAAATATATTTTTACTGATGGAGTTTCAAAACCTGCTAAAAATATTAATGCCTATCTATTAGATGCGTCTAATATCATAATTCCAGAACGAATGACTTCAATATCCGGATTCAAAAAAATGAATTTTGGTAATATGGCAAATGATGGAGGTGGATTAATTTTAAGCGAAGAAGAAAGAAACAATTTGATTTCTAATTTACCTTTAAGTATAAAATTTGTTCGTAAGCTGGTAGGCTCTACCGAATTTATAAATGGTATTAATAGATATTGTTTATGGATTGATGATGAAGAATTAGAAGATGCTTTAAAGTTTGAAATTATTAAGAACAAAATTGAAATAAGTAAAACTCATAGACTGAATAGTAGAGATAAGGGAACAAACAAGTTAGCAACTAGGCCTCATCAATTTAGAGATAGAAATGAAGCATTTGAAAATTCAATAATAGTTCCTCGGGTCTCTTCTGAAAGAAGAAGCTATATTCCTTTAGGTTTTCTTGATAAAGACTCAATCATTTTAGATTCGGCAATGGCTGTATATGATGCTCAACCTTGGCTCTTCGGTATTCTACATTCTAAAATGCATATGGTTTGGGTTGATGCAGTAGGCGGAAAATTGGAAACAAGATATAGATATTCAGCAAAATTGTGTTACAATACTTTTCCATTTCCTGACGTCAGCGAAAAACAAAAACTGACCATCAATGAATATGTATTTGCTATTTTAGATGAACGTGCAAAATATCCGGAAAAAACAATGGCTTGGCTCTATAATCCTGAAACGATGCCCAAAGATTTGAAACATGCACATCAAAATCTGGATAGAGCTATAGAAGAAATCTACAGAATGGGAAATCCTTTTACTTCTGATGCAGAACGTCTGGAACATTTGTTTAAACGCTATGATGAAATGACCAAAAAAGACACGCTTTTTGCCAAGCAAAAGAAAACGAGAAAGAAAAAATCAGATTTATCTTAA
- a CDS encoding DEAD/DEAH box helicase has protein sequence MEYAQTGQSKKTNEMGMREMQAKVYEARTAKYLLLKAPPASGKSRALMFIALDKLINQGIKKVIVAVPERSIGNSFSPTELKKYGFYANWEPNQKYNLCTPGSDAGKVKAFHQFLQSDEKVLICTHATLRFAFEGLDEKKLNDCLITIDEFHHVSADGDNKLGNVMRNIMANSNAHIVAMTGSYFRGDSVPVLLPEDEEKFVKVTYNYYDQLNGYEYLKSLGIGYHFYQGRYYKVQPERNMSALEEILDEDLKTIIHIPSVNSAESSKEKYEEVNHVIDCIGDLEYQDSETGVLFVKSKRSRRILKIADLVNDNQKEREKIVAYLRGVSSPDDIDMIIALGMAKEGFDWPFCQHALTIGYRGSLTEIIQIIGRATRDSSNKKHAQFTNLIAQPDAVDDDVKLAVNNMLKAITASLLMEQVLAPNFKFKPMDNDNDDLDNEEEDDKATIKIRGFKTPTSQRAKDIIESDLNDLKARILQDDTMLKALPGNLEPEVINTVLIPKIIREVYPDLSEDDVEAVRQYVVVDSVIKNSTVEEQGSKKFIKMAGSFVNIDDINIELIDRVNPFQKAFEILSKSVTTSVLRAIQDTINITKIEMTEQEAIILWPKINAWVKETGEKPNIQSTNPIEQRLAQALLFIQDAKRKKMQNG, from the coding sequence GTGGAGTACGCACAAACAGGGCAAAGCAAAAAGACCAATGAAATGGGAATGCGTGAAATGCAGGCAAAGGTGTATGAAGCGAGAACGGCAAAGTACCTTTTGTTAAAAGCACCACCAGCATCGGGAAAATCTCGGGCTTTGATGTTTATTGCTTTAGATAAATTAATCAATCAAGGCATTAAAAAAGTCATTGTAGCGGTTCCAGAACGTTCCATCGGAAATTCGTTCAGTCCTACAGAATTGAAGAAATATGGGTTTTATGCCAATTGGGAACCTAATCAGAAATACAATCTTTGCACGCCGGGAAGTGACGCTGGTAAAGTGAAAGCATTTCATCAGTTTCTGCAAAGTGATGAAAAGGTTTTGATTTGTACTCACGCTACATTGCGTTTTGCATTTGAGGGATTAGATGAAAAAAAATTGAATGATTGTTTGATAACCATTGACGAGTTTCACCACGTTTCCGCAGATGGTGATAACAAATTAGGAAATGTAATGCGCAATATTATGGCTAATTCTAATGCTCATATTGTGGCAATGACGGGTTCATATTTCCGTGGCGATAGTGTTCCTGTTCTTTTACCTGAAGACGAAGAGAAATTTGTAAAAGTTACATATAACTATTATGACCAGCTTAATGGCTACGAATATTTGAAGTCTCTTGGAATTGGTTATCATTTCTATCAGGGAAGATATTACAAAGTTCAGCCGGAGCGTAATATGTCTGCATTAGAAGAAATTTTGGATGAAGATTTAAAAACGATTATCCATATTCCAAGCGTCAACTCGGCAGAATCATCTAAAGAAAAATATGAAGAAGTAAATCACGTTATTGATTGTATTGGCGATTTAGAATATCAGGATTCAGAGACCGGCGTTTTATTTGTAAAAAGCAAACGAAGCAGAAGGATTCTTAAAATTGCTGATCTGGTAAACGACAATCAAAAAGAAAGAGAAAAGATTGTAGCCTATCTGCGTGGCGTAAGTTCGCCTGATGATATTGATATGATTATTGCGTTAGGAATGGCTAAAGAAGGCTTTGACTGGCCTTTTTGCCAACACGCACTTACAATAGGTTACAGAGGCTCGTTAACTGAAATTATTCAGATTATCGGTCGTGCAACCCGTGATAGTAGTAACAAAAAACATGCTCAATTTACCAATTTGATTGCACAGCCAGATGCGGTAGATGATGATGTAAAATTGGCAGTAAACAATATGCTGAAAGCCATTACAGCATCATTACTTATGGAACAGGTGCTTGCTCCTAACTTCAAATTCAAGCCAATGGATAATGACAATGATGATTTGGATAATGAAGAAGAAGATGACAAAGCAACTATCAAAATAAGAGGATTTAAAACACCCACTTCTCAACGTGCAAAAGATATCATAGAAAGTGATTTAAATGATTTAAAAGCACGTATTTTACAAGATGATACAATGCTGAAAGCATTGCCCGGAAATTTAGAACCCGAAGTTATCAATACAGTTTTGATTCCAAAAATAATCAGAGAAGTTTACCCAGATTTGTCAGAAGATGATGTAGAAGCCGTAAGGCAATATGTTGTTGTAGATTCGGTAATAAAAAATAGCACTGTTGAAGAGCAAGGTTCTAAGAAATTTATAAAAATGGCCGGAAGTTTTGTGAATATTGATGATATTAATATTGAATTAATTGATCGTGTAAATCCTTTCCAGAAAGCTTTTGAAATTCTTTCCAAAAGTGTCACTACTTCTGTGTTAAGAGCAATACAAGACACAATCAATATCACTAAGATTGAAATGACAGAGCAGGAAGCCATTATTCTATGGCCTAAAATTAATGCTTGGGTTAAAGAAACTGGTGAAAAACCAAATATTCAGTCTACTAATCCGATTGAGCAGAGATTAGCACAGGCACTTCTGTTTATTCAAGATGCTAAAAGAAAAAAGATGCAAAATGGCTAA
- a CDS encoding helix-turn-helix domain-containing protein, translating to MHIFLVSLIDKKVQEAMVKFSNLPIQTSVLTIRSLEELLYHSGIMLKTYIKLLKTLHILSKDYDHYYRRPLLIKHTLNTVVIENSSAINKDYLQAIQNRVLPYLQDDTSDQPTIIPLHIHFTTMRETFLFSGISICKRDKTVAYSLLHETAMPNSQIQGYNIPKYLEELWDTYLQNPSISLRALCSLHRKSYTGFQKDSKHYLGTTFYHFYQQYKMLEVLDDLMLTDLSIKEIAYKHEFTDYSLLYKLFHRKYSFPFKDIPRLVVENIMLR from the coding sequence ATGCATATTTTTTTAGTTTCACTTATTGACAAAAAAGTTCAGGAGGCTATGGTAAAATTTTCCAATCTTCCTATCCAGACATCGGTCTTAACGATAAGATCGCTCGAAGAGCTTTTGTATCATAGTGGAATTATGTTGAAGACTTATATAAAACTTCTTAAAACACTACATATCTTATCAAAAGACTACGATCATTATTATCGAAGACCATTACTTATAAAACATACATTAAATACTGTCGTTATAGAAAATAGTTCGGCAATTAATAAAGATTACCTTCAGGCAATCCAAAATAGGGTGCTGCCTTATTTACAGGATGACACCTCTGATCAGCCTACCATTATTCCGCTCCATATACATTTTACCACTATGAGGGAAACTTTTCTGTTTTCCGGAATTAGCATATGTAAAAGAGATAAGACTGTTGCATACAGCCTGCTCCATGAAACAGCTATGCCCAATTCTCAAATACAAGGCTACAATATTCCGAAATATTTAGAAGAACTATGGGATACTTACCTGCAAAACCCTTCTATCTCTCTTCGTGCTTTGTGTTCCCTGCATCGTAAAAGTTATACGGGTTTTCAAAAAGACAGCAAACATTATCTGGGAACTACCTTTTATCATTTCTATCAGCAATACAAAATGCTGGAAGTTCTGGATGATCTTATGCTTACAGATTTAAGTATCAAAGAAATTGCTTATAAGCATGAGTTTACAGATTATAGTCTGCTCTATAAGCTTTTTCACAGGAAATACAGTTTTCCTTTTAAAGATATTCCCAGGCTTGTTGTAGAAAATATTATGCTGCGTTAA
- a CDS encoding TlpA family protein disulfide reductase yields the protein MKNIFYRGLLSLVFTLMLTLPAFSQQRKLKIGDPVPSSVWTKPLEVVNHPENTLNLSTDKNKLILLDFWNTWCSACLKGFPKMEELQKKFGDKIKILAVSNQDRATLEKFFTTKNGQRYKGVVSVTGDKLFHGLFPHKGVPYIIWIKDGKLLNTTDGAQVSEKTIGEVLGGGNSSLQTVVQIGRERPLMLSEDFDREKGLSMMNYSLFAKGRIRGMGFGSGFHREGKTIYGRQFTNLSLLEIFSTLADEIFQKQKESFSEKRRMIEVKNPAALDYIKNAEGGVEDHNLYNYEYIVPLAKADSLYPLMLKNLSQFAEYSANIEKRKVKCLVLKRTSTVDKLKTKGSEMTFLFSLSKTDVQNTSVYALVNSLNAIPSVSLPIIDETGYTGNIDLKIGAISNAASIRKELSKYDLDLVEAERGLNMLVIRDKYAAESTVNTKKRSGHWPDLPLTNFSSN from the coding sequence ATGAAAAATATCTTTTACAGGGGACTCCTGTCCCTTGTTTTTACCCTTATGCTCACTCTTCCTGCTTTTAGCCAACAAAGGAAACTAAAAATTGGTGATCCCGTTCCTTCATCAGTATGGACAAAACCGCTGGAAGTAGTGAATCACCCTGAGAATACCTTAAACCTGTCCACAGATAAAAACAAGCTCATCCTTCTGGATTTTTGGAATACATGGTGCAGTGCCTGTCTTAAAGGATTCCCAAAAATGGAAGAACTTCAGAAAAAATTCGGAGACAAAATTAAGATACTCGCGGTCAGCAATCAGGATCGTGCCACTCTTGAAAAATTCTTTACCACTAAAAATGGTCAGCGGTATAAAGGTGTGGTATCGGTAACAGGAGACAAACTGTTTCATGGGCTATTTCCTCATAAAGGTGTTCCTTATATCATATGGATCAAAGACGGAAAGCTGCTTAATACCACCGATGGCGCTCAGGTGAGTGAAAAGACCATAGGTGAAGTTTTAGGCGGAGGAAATTCTTCCCTTCAAACCGTGGTCCAAATAGGAAGAGAAAGACCACTTATGCTCTCGGAAGACTTTGATCGTGAGAAAGGATTATCCATGATGAATTACTCTCTTTTTGCTAAAGGACGAATAAGAGGGATGGGCTTTGGTTCAGGTTTTCACAGAGAAGGAAAAACCATCTATGGAAGACAGTTTACCAATCTTTCCCTTTTAGAGATTTTTTCCACTCTAGCCGATGAGATTTTCCAAAAACAGAAAGAATCCTTTAGTGAAAAACGAAGAATGATTGAAGTTAAAAATCCTGCGGCTTTAGATTATATCAAGAATGCTGAAGGAGGTGTAGAAGACCATAACCTTTATAACTACGAGTATATTGTCCCTTTGGCTAAGGCGGATTCCCTTTATCCTTTAATGCTGAAGAACCTGAGCCAGTTCGCCGAGTATAGCGCAAACATAGAAAAAAGAAAGGTAAAGTGTCTGGTTTTAAAAAGAACATCGACTGTAGATAAGTTAAAGACCAAAGGTTCTGAAATGACCTTTTTATTTTCTTTATCCAAAACAGATGTGCAGAATACATCGGTATATGCACTGGTCAACAGCTTAAATGCCATTCCTTCAGTTTCATTACCGATCATCGATGAAACAGGATACACAGGAAACATTGATTTAAAAATAGGAGCAATTTCAAATGCAGCCTCCATTAGAAAAGAACTTTCAAAATATGACCTTGACCTTGTGGAAGCAGAACGGGGACTTAATATGCTTGTTATTAGGGATAAGTATGCCGCAGAATCTACGGTGAATACAAAGAAAAGGTCTGGCCATTGGCCAGACCTCCCATTAACTAATTTTTCCAGCAACTAA
- a CDS encoding helix-turn-helix domain-containing protein, whose protein sequence is MNNNSRFAIEHDIDEKTVRRIREDETYQISLNTIMKICDTKNIKLSDFFKMVGI, encoded by the coding sequence ATGAATAACAATAGTCGCTTTGCAATTGAACATGATATTGATGAAAAAACCGTCCGCAGAATTCGTGAAGATGAAACTTATCAAATAAGTCTCAATACTATTATGAAAATTTGTGATACAAAAAATATTAAACTATCGGATTTTTTTAAAATGGTTGGGATATAG
- a CDS encoding GIY-YIG nuclease family protein yields the protein MAKTLDDIFNEDDFGLLDSNEKKSVIKTDEDRLIESFEEINSFFEKNKREPSTASIAEYSLLARLKEFRSNENKIKIVKPFDRFNLLGEVKYEIPSIDEILNDDKLGLLDSDGDNSIFEFKHTPQIDKRAKAESIAQRKSLSDEEFAKYEMMFQNVHRDLKSGRRKMLPFNDAETNLKQGNFYLVDGLLAYLELSDAEKTLKENKTGDRIRLDGPTTTIFENGTVSNLLFRSLGKAIQKSGKLITQPLDDIEKDLAVNAGMMKEEDIESGWIYILKSKSQRPEIKDMGNLFKIGFSTIPVEKRIKNAVKEATYLYSDVEIVAKYRCYNINTHYLEKLLHRLFAASCLNIDLYSTSGIRIAPREWFIVPLSVLDEAINLFMIGSIINYEYDIHNEKLTLK from the coding sequence ATGGCTAAAACTTTAGATGATATATTTAATGAAGATGACTTTGGATTATTAGATTCCAATGAAAAAAAATCTGTCATCAAAACTGATGAAGATCGTCTCATAGAATCTTTTGAAGAAATCAATAGTTTCTTCGAAAAAAATAAAAGAGAACCATCAACCGCATCAATTGCTGAGTATTCTTTATTGGCTAGACTAAAGGAATTTAGGAGTAATGAAAATAAGATAAAAATTGTAAAACCCTTTGATAGGTTTAATTTGCTCGGAGAAGTAAAATATGAAATACCTTCTATTGATGAAATTTTAAATGATGATAAATTAGGATTGTTGGATTCCGATGGAGATAACTCAATTTTCGAATTTAAGCATACTCCTCAAATAGATAAAAGAGCGAAAGCAGAATCAATTGCACAAAGAAAATCATTGTCTGATGAGGAATTTGCAAAATACGAAATGATGTTTCAGAATGTACATCGTGATTTAAAGTCTGGTAGAAGAAAGATGCTTCCTTTTAATGATGCTGAAACTAATCTTAAGCAAGGTAATTTCTATTTGGTAGATGGTCTTTTAGCTTATTTGGAATTATCTGACGCAGAAAAAACTCTTAAAGAGAATAAGACTGGTGATAGAATACGTTTAGATGGACCTACCACAACTATTTTTGAAAACGGAACAGTTTCTAATCTGCTTTTTCGTTCGTTAGGAAAAGCTATTCAGAAAAGTGGAAAGTTAATTACTCAACCATTAGATGATATTGAGAAAGATTTAGCCGTAAATGCAGGGATGATGAAAGAAGAAGATATTGAAAGTGGATGGATTTATATTTTGAAGTCAAAGTCTCAAAGACCAGAGATCAAAGACATGGGTAATCTGTTTAAAATTGGTTTTTCTACTATTCCCGTTGAAAAAAGAATAAAAAATGCAGTAAAGGAAGCAACTTATTTATATAGTGATGTTGAAATCGTTGCAAAATATAGGTGTTACAATATAAATACCCATTATTTAGAAAAACTTTTGCATCGGCTTTTTGCTGCATCTTGTTTAAATATTGATTTATATAGTACCAGTGGAATAAGAATAGCACCACGAGAATGGTTTATTGTTCCCTTAAGTGTCTTAGATGAAGCTATTAATCTTTTTATGATAGGATCAATTATTAATTATGAGTATGATATTCATAATGAAAAGTTAACTTTGAAGTAA